A region of Modestobacter marinus DNA encodes the following proteins:
- a CDS encoding LLM class F420-dependent oxidoreductase produces MQLRIFTEPQMGATYDDLLAVARRTEETGFDAFFRSDHYLTMGGDGLPGPTDAWVTLAGLARETSRIRLGTLMTAATFRLPGPLAISVAQVDQMSGGRVELGIGSGWFAAEHRAYGIPFPELGERFDRYEEQVAVISGLWNTPAGETFDFAGEHYQLTGSPALPKPVQPGGVPILIGGSGKKRTPRLAARYAAEFNVPFASAEENARLFAGVREACTEAGRDPGELVYSSALVLCVGRDESELARRAAAIGRDVADLRAHGVAGTPAEAVDILGRYAEAGAGRVYLQVLDLADLDHLDLVAAEVAPQLT; encoded by the coding sequence GTGCAGCTACGGATCTTCACCGAACCCCAGATGGGCGCCACCTACGACGACCTGCTCGCGGTGGCCCGGCGCACCGAGGAGACCGGTTTCGACGCCTTCTTCCGCTCCGACCACTACCTGACCATGGGCGGGGACGGGCTGCCCGGCCCGACCGACGCCTGGGTCACCCTGGCCGGCCTGGCCCGGGAGACGTCCCGGATCCGGCTCGGCACCCTGATGACCGCGGCGACCTTCCGGCTGCCCGGCCCGCTGGCCATCTCGGTGGCGCAGGTCGACCAGATGAGCGGCGGGCGGGTGGAGCTGGGCATCGGCTCGGGGTGGTTCGCCGCCGAGCACCGCGCCTACGGCATCCCTTTTCCGGAGCTGGGGGAGCGGTTCGACCGGTACGAGGAGCAGGTCGCCGTCATCAGCGGGCTGTGGAACACCCCGGCGGGGGAGACCTTCGACTTCGCCGGTGAGCACTACCAGCTGACCGGCTCGCCGGCGCTGCCCAAGCCGGTGCAGCCCGGCGGCGTCCCCATCCTGATCGGCGGCAGCGGGAAGAAGCGCACCCCGCGGCTGGCGGCGCGGTACGCGGCCGAGTTCAACGTGCCCTTCGCCTCGGCGGAGGAGAACGCCCGGCTCTTCGCCGGTGTCCGGGAGGCCTGCACCGAGGCCGGCCGCGACCCCGGTGAGCTGGTCTACAGCTCCGCGCTGGTGCTGTGCGTCGGCCGGGACGAGTCCGAGCTGGCCCGACGGGCCGCGGCCATCGGCCGGGACGTCGCGGACCTGCGGGCCCACGGGGTGGCCGGCACGCCGGCCGAGGCGGTCGACATCCTGGGCCGGTACGCCGAGGCCGGGGCGGGCCGGGTCTACCTGCAGGTGCTGGACCTGGCCGACCTGGACCACCTGGATCTGGTGGCCGCCGAGGTGGCCCCGCAGCTGACCTGA